In Cyanobacteria bacterium GSL.Bin1, one DNA window encodes the following:
- a CDS encoding TIGR00266 family protein, which yields MEVKLLHQPDSAIAQITLTEDENLYAQAGCMIAMSADIQADTTLRRGKGGGIWGGIKRMVAGESLFLSQFTCTNDSGEIFLAPKLIGDLMTYKLSGEELVVQAASYLASSEEVNLDVGFQGLKSFFSGESMFWLSLSGYGTALLTSFGGIYAIPVDGEYIVDTGHIVAFERRLDFEVTKAGSSWIGSLLGIGGEGLVCRFKGEGKVYCQTHNNGAFGYLVGSQLPPRRE from the coding sequence ATGGAAGTTAAACTACTGCATCAGCCCGATAGCGCGATCGCGCAAATCACCCTCACCGAAGACGAAAATCTCTATGCCCAAGCCGGTTGTATGATTGCCATGAGTGCCGATATCCAAGCCGATACCACACTCAGGCGAGGCAAAGGCGGGGGCATTTGGGGGGGCATTAAACGCATGGTGGCAGGAGAATCGCTATTTTTGAGTCAGTTTACTTGTACCAACGACAGCGGAGAAATTTTTCTTGCCCCCAAATTAATTGGCGACTTAATGACTTACAAACTCTCAGGTGAAGAATTAGTGGTTCAAGCTGCTTCTTATCTGGCGAGTTCGGAAGAGGTGAATCTCGATGTGGGATTTCAAGGCTTAAAGTCCTTCTTCTCCGGAGAGTCGATGTTTTGGCTATCTCTATCCGGATATGGAACAGCCCTCCTCACTTCATTTGGCGGGATTTATGCAATTCCAGTCGATGGCGAATATATTGTCGATACCGGTCATATCGTTGCCTTTGAAAGGCGTCTCGACTTTGAAGTCACTAAAGCCGGTTCCAGTTGGATTGGATCTTTATTGGGAATTGGGGGGGAAGGATTGGTCTGTCGATTTAAAGGAGAAGGAAAAGTTTATTGTCAAACCCATAATAATGGTGCATTTGGCTATTTAGTGGGGTCACAACTTCCCCCAAGACGGGAGTAA
- a CDS encoding TIGR00266 family protein encodes MVTDQSKYTYSVENSPLYAALNIELEAGQSLIVESSAMAGMDPSLKMKSSMRGGIGKSIGRLFSGESLFVSEFSASQRRGNLYLCPATPGDIFHYYLNGETRLIVQSSGFLACSPTVETETRFEGWRGFFSGESLFLIRAVGEGDFWFSSYGAIIEVPVTGEYVVDTGYIVAFEDSLDYKVELIGGLSFKNLRTGIFGGEGLVCRFRGEGRVWIQSRKLSQLINFLNPFRPIASSNSNDGDD; translated from the coding sequence ATGGTTACAGATCAAAGCAAATATACCTATTCTGTAGAAAACTCTCCTCTCTATGCCGCGTTAAACATCGAACTAGAAGCGGGTCAATCTCTCATTGTAGAATCCTCAGCAATGGCAGGGATGGATCCATCTCTCAAGATGAAATCTTCCATGCGTGGGGGAATTGGGAAAAGTATTGGACGCTTATTCAGTGGTGAATCTCTATTTGTCAGCGAATTTAGCGCTTCTCAACGTCGCGGTAATCTCTATCTTTGTCCAGCAACACCAGGGGATATTTTCCACTATTATCTCAATGGAGAAACTCGATTAATTGTGCAGTCGTCAGGATTTCTGGCTTGTAGCCCAACAGTCGAAACCGAAACTCGGTTTGAAGGCTGGCGGGGCTTTTTTAGTGGGGAATCTTTATTTTTAATTCGGGCAGTAGGAGAAGGAGATTTTTGGTTTAGTTCCTATGGTGCGATTATTGAAGTGCCAGTGACTGGAGAGTATGTGGTGGATACCGGTTATATTGTTGCTTTTGAAGACAGTTTAGATTACAAGGTAGAGTTAATTGGTGGACTGTCCTTTAAAAATCTCAGAACGGGCATTTTTGGCGGAGAAGGTTTAGTTTGTCGGTTTCGGGGGGAAGGACGAGTTTGGATTCAATCGCGAAAGCTGAGTCAACTGATCAATTTTCTCAATCCTTTTCGACCCATTGCCAGTAGCAATAGTAATGATGGCGATGATTAG
- a CDS encoding TSUP family transporter gives MENLWLLVGGGLFSGLLAGLLGIGGGTVLVPIIITVGYTPVQAVATSSLAIVLTAISGSLQNYRMGYLNLQRVWNLGFPAIITAQLGTYIATGLPDQMLLIAFGILLMINIFLASWRKTLAKREDTLPEKTQHRTLARVATGGIAGFLAGLFGIGGGVIMVPLQMVLLGEPIKVAIQTSLGVIVITAISATLGHTWQGNVLFWQGLVLGLGGLVGAQISTRYLPKLRDRVITFSFYTLLALLAFYTFWRATLLGN, from the coding sequence ATGGAAAACCTTTGGTTACTCGTAGGAGGCGGTCTTTTTTCGGGATTACTGGCTGGTTTGTTAGGGATTGGGGGAGGAACGGTTCTGGTTCCGATTATTATTACGGTGGGTTATACGCCGGTGCAAGCAGTAGCAACGAGTAGTCTCGCGATTGTTCTGACAGCCATATCCGGTAGCCTCCAAAACTATCGCATGGGCTATCTGAATTTACAACGAGTGTGGAATTTGGGTTTCCCTGCCATTATCACTGCCCAATTGGGGACATATATTGCCACTGGTCTTCCGGATCAGATGCTATTAATTGCCTTTGGCATTTTATTAATGATCAATATCTTTCTGGCGAGTTGGCGCAAAACCTTAGCAAAACGAGAAGATACCTTACCGGAAAAGACTCAACATCGAACACTAGCGCGGGTAGCAACAGGCGGAATTGCAGGATTTCTCGCTGGGTTGTTTGGGATTGGTGGTGGCGTGATTATGGTTCCATTGCAAATGGTTTTACTAGGAGAACCGATTAAAGTGGCGATTCAAACCAGCTTAGGGGTCATTGTAATTACCGCAATTTCAGCCACCTTGGGACACACTTGGCAGGGAAATGTTTTATTTTGGCAAGGACTGGTTTTAGGCTTAGGAGGATTAGTGGGGGCGCAGATCAGTACCCGCTATTTACCCAAATTGCGCGATCGCGTCATTACCTTTAGTTTTTATACTTTACTCGCTTTACTGGCATTCTATACGTTTTGGCGTGCCACTCTACTCGGTAACTAG